In Calonectris borealis chromosome 25, bCalBor7.hap1.2, whole genome shotgun sequence, the following proteins share a genomic window:
- the CD164L2 gene encoding CD164 sialomucin-like 2 protein → MAPPRAGALRCALLCALLCAQGPTPTRAGECGELRSCETCTAGTASHNATGCVWVGCGTPEEPETGSCVRRGAAARETCALYNTSTLCRALKSPTQEPPRSHSKEPATHSPRTTTTSAPLTGSPEFHPPGFDTASFIGGIVLVLSVQAVVFFIIKFIKSKDSTYQTLI, encoded by the exons ATGGCCCCGCCGCGCGCCGGGGCGCTGCGCTGCGCGCTGCTGTGCGCCCTGCTATGCGCGCAGGGGCCCACTCCCACCCGCGCAG GAGAGTGCGGTGAGCTGAGGTCCTGCGAGACGTGCACGGCCGGCACCGCCTCGCACAACGCCACCGGCTGCGTCTGGGTGGGCTGCGGGACCCCCGAGGAGCCAG AGACGGGGAGCTGCGTGCGGAGAGGGGCGGCAGCGCGGGAGACATGTGCGCTCTACAACACCAGCACCCTGTGTCGAG CGCTGAAGTCCCCCACCCAAGAGCCTCCACGGTCCCATAGCAAGGAGCCGGCGACGCACTCCCCAA ggaccaccaccaccagtgccccATTAACGGGCAGCCCCGAATTTCACCCGCCCGGCTTTGACACGGCCAGCTTCATCGGCGGCATCGTGCTGGTGCTGAGCGTCCAAGCCGTGGTCTTCTTCATCATCAAGTTCATCAAGTCAAAGGACAGCACCTACCAAACGCT GATCTGA
- the TMEM222 gene encoding transmembrane protein 222, with protein sequence MAEAEAKMKQFNGGGAGLDAERGRFPYCVVWTPIPVLTWLFPIIGHMGICTSTGVIRDFAGPYFVSEDNMAFGKPVKYWKLDPSKIYSTGPNAWDTAVHDASEEYKHRMHNLCCDNCHSHVALALNLMKYDNSTSWNMVKLCFFSLLYGKYVSIGGFVKTWLPFVLFLGVIVTIVLTLHLR encoded by the exons ATGGCGGAAGCGGAGGCCAAGATGAAGCAGTTCaatggcggcggggccgggctggacGCCGAGCGCGGCCGCTTCCCCTACTGCGTGGTGTGGACCCCCATCCCCGTCCTGAC ATGGCTCTTCCCGATCATTGGCCACATGGGTATCTGCACGTCGACTGGAGTCATTCGGGACTTCGCGGGGCCGTACTTTGTCTCA gaAGACAACATGGCATTTGGGAAGCCAGTGAA GTACTGGAAACTGGATCCCAGCAAAATATACTCCACCGGTCCCAATGCTTGGGACACAGCTGTACACGATGCGTCGGAGGAGTACAAGCACCGAATG CACAACCTTTGCTGTGATAACTGCCATTCTCACGTGGCTCTGGCCTTAAACTTGATGAAATACGATAACAGCACCTCCTGGAACATGGTGAAACTCTGCTTCTTCTCACTCCTGTATGGGAAGTATGTAAG CATAGGGGGATTTGTGAAGACCTGGCTTCCCTTTGTCCTCTTCTTGGGGGTGATTGTGACCATTGTTCTGACGCTTCATTTGCGGTGA
- the SYTL1 gene encoding synaptotagmin-like protein 1, whose translation MLASLVHARHAESPLPQPPASRHPPRPAPRGAPALPPRPAMALEPGAEALLDLSFLTEEERRAIAEVLRRDWQLRRREEGRISKLRKSVSDPARLRTLTGDWFCDARAQRHRHHLGSDLVRASIRRRRRPRGVGDPECGPSLGELEAISEPLAEEKEDEDGVAEPEESPPTEEAQAATEPQPSPTAPALQGIPVSQPLRQGDVPVREQDVPAQPGDTVGGNPFGTSSAEEDEEEPDSARSGPDAGEGPGTPQTDQASPGRVSPQNGHVPPSSLLTTSSSVSSLSSSTLSGSLMSLYSEGELGSVAVRGCVQFSLRYDPAKKELQVHVLRCRELAEAKKQRSDPYIKTYLLPDKSNRSKRKTTVRKRSLDPIFNETLKYKLEKRDLQGRTLNLSVWHHDSLGRNLFLGEVEIALGAWDWANTRPEWFSLQPRMPISSDGLASRGNLNLALKFIPAGSEDGGLPPTGELHIWVKDAQSLIPLQSGTVDAFVQCYVLPDDSKASRQKTRVVKRSLNPLFNHTMVYDGFQAKDLAEACAEFTLWHHEAFSKRQLGGIRLSLGTGSSYGLPVGWMDSTAEERGVWGRLLQQPGQWVEALLPLRTNLVPRA comes from the exons ATGCTGGCATCACTGGTGCATGCCCGGCACGCTGAGTCCCCtctgccgcagccccccgctTCTCGGCACCCGCCTAggccagcaccccggggtgcccccgctctacccccccgccccgccatggcGCTGGAGCCGGGGGCCGAGGCGCTGCTGGACCTGAGCTTCCTGACGGAGGAGGAGCGGCGCGCCATCGCCGAGGTGCTGCGCCGGGACTGGCAGCTCCGCCGGCGCGAGGAGGGACgcatcag CAAACTCCGCAAGTCGGTGTCGGACCCGGCGCGGCTGAGGACCCTCACCGGGGACTGGTTCTGCGACGCCCGCGCCCAGCGCCACCGGCACCACCTGGGCTCCGACCTCGTCCGTGCCTCCATCCGCCGCAGGAGGCGGCCGCGGG gaGTTGGGGACCCGGAGTGTGGTCCCAGCCTAGGTGAGCTGGAGGCCATCAGCGAGCcgctggcagaggagaaggaggatgaggatggtgtGGCGGAGCCGGAGGAGAG CCCCCCTACGGAGGAGGCGCAGGCAGCCACAGAGCCCCAG cccagccccacggccccggcTCTGCAGGGGATCCCGGTGTCACAGCCCCTGCGTCAGGGTGACGTCCCGGTGAGGGAGCAGGACGTCCCAGCCCAGCCAG GTGACACGGTAGGTGGGAACCCCTTCGGCACGTCCAGTgcggaggaagatgaggaggagccCGACTCCGCACGCAGCGGGCCCGAtgctggggag gggccggggaccccccagacGGATCAGGCATCCCCGGGCCGGGTGTCCCCCCAGAACGGCCACGTGCCCCCGAGCAGCCTGCTGACCACCAGCTCCTCCGTGTCCAGCCTCAGCTCCTCCACG CTGAGCGGCAGCCTGATGAGCCTGTACAGCGAGGGCGAGCTGGGCAGCGTGGCCGTGCGGGGCTGCGTCCAGTTCTCCCTCCGCTACGACCCGGCCAAGAAGGAGCTGCAGGTCCACGTGCTGCGGTGCCGCGAGCTGGCCGAGGCCAAGAAGCAGCGGTCGGACCC GTACATCAAGACGTACCTACTGCCGGATAAGTCCAACCGCAGCAAACGCAAGACCACGGTGCGGAAAAGGAGCTTGGATCCCATCTTCAATGAGACCCTCAAG TACAAGCTGGAGAAGAGGGACCTGCAGGGCCGGACCCTGAACCTCTCGGTGTGGCACCACGACAGCCTGGGCAGGAACCTTTTCCTGGGGGAGGTGGAGATCGCGCTGGGCGCCTGGGACTGGGCCAACACGCGCCCCGAGTGGTTCAGCCTCCAGCCCCgg aTGCCCATCTCCTCCGACGGCCTCGCCAGCCGGGGCAACCTCAACTTGGCATTGAAGTTCATCCCCGCCGGCTCGGAAG ACGGGGGGCTGCCACCCACGGGCGAGCTGCACATCTGGGTGAAGGATGCTCAGAGCCTCATCCCCCTGCAGAGCGGCACCGTGGACGCCTTCGTCCAGTG CTACGTGCTGCCGGACGACAGCAAGGCCAGCCGGCAGAAGACGCGGGTGGTGAAGCGGAGCCTCAACCCCCTCTTTAACCACACCATGGTGTACGACGGCTTCCAGGCCAAGGACCTGGCCGAGGCGTGCGCCGAGTTCACCCTCTGGCACCACGAAGCCTTTTCCAAGCGCCAGCTGGGTGGCATCCGGCTCAGCCTGGGCACAG GGAGCAGCTACGGGCTGCCGGTGGGCTGGATGGACTCGACGGCGGAGGAGCGGGGGGTGTGGGGACGCCTGCTCCAGCAGCCCGGGCAGTGGGTGGAAGCGCTGCTGCCCCTGCGGACCAACCTGGTCCCCCGGGcatag
- the MAP3K6 gene encoding mitogen-activated protein kinase kinase kinase 6 — MEVPGTPPVAGSCWQDPLAVAGTTGRPVCRMRGRAGGRRALSVVCVLGREPAACPALRSLRDACRDLRARLHALPFGTLALGDTATLDRFYNADVAVVELSDSICQPSLFYHLGVRESFNMSHNVLLCCQADLSPLQALQEDICQKNSDLCSSYTFIPYVVTPQNKVVCCDAGAMKYLTELFQPSFETETFFTPLAARLVQLLEGIPTNSCGYFREMIRQDIRRARERYRGEQLSRELARIQQRLDSVELLSLDIVVNLLLSYRDVQDYDAIVSLVETLQALPTCAVAEQHNVRFHYAFALSRRNRAGDREKALSVLLPVVERGEGAAPDLLCLCGRIYKDMFIGSGFTDTETRDQAFYWYSKAFEVEPSLHAGINAAVLLVAAGHQFETSVQLQQIGVKLSCLQGRKGSLEELRYYWDVGFCLGAGILANDLSKVIQASEKLYKLNAPGWYLVSVMETFLLYKHFQRSPQVPSARQELADFWLGFLLEACQPFIAAPRCPVLVLELSKVLRPARLALHGGTEEPTLTLALVCPTEEEKAASSWTFAATAIRGVSICKCDERGCFLYVVHVEEDFQLYFPSQQHCRWFCDQIQSLLAKQATGGEEVPSPTQPILEYSYEYSETGERVVLGRGTYGVVYAGRCLSNQVRIAIKEIPERDSRYSQPLHEEIALHKRLRHRNIVQYLGSISQDGFIKIFMEEVPGGSLSSLLRSKWGPLKDNEPTIVFYTRQILDGLSYLHDNHIVHRDIKGDNILINTYSGVLKISDFGTSKRLAGISPSAETFTGTLQYMAPEIIDQGPWGYGKPADIWSLGCTIIEMATGKPPFYELGSPQAAMFKVGMFKMHPEVPESMSDKAKTFILRCFQADPAERATAAALLQDPFLAGARRARSRALPPAGGDPPHFGQRDGDVEGSDGTGGCSSARQDAPVRGTAGSPLLPCHPGEAASSHSYLGTAQGSAGSDRSLRSSSPEESGDGFLLRKDSKRRATLHRVLTAEAPAIVAALQESQSTVGARLGSEHLTQLLSCLRSYIQCPSQHQLCQDLLALHTRLRAEGLNLPHLRAPLLGFQAAVRRVLRRHHIKPHWMFALDDAMSRAVQAAFTVLVRDLGLKPGCLGGDSTKDTSDEDDPVPPRLSIPGSRPQQDSTNSGLSTNSGLSTGPSTLADSLPSLRTPSDLVAQLCHLRTETGRLLQELAEKEQEWQRLVQRVLCSGDDGTMVPSRPQRSGEHGEAPPGCFALGQDRSPPSPQPHQGRADPLLLEWLQRHGTDPATTATLLSHGFTLRDLLGCATRDDLFYVGIRRGPAYRLWAAILEHRRTLAQREGDTGDPGGPSQRSPGAATPGAVGVRSPQQ; from the exons ATGGAggtgccagggacccccccggtcgctgggagctgctggcaggaccCGCTGGCTGTGGCGGGCACGACGGGCCGGCCGGTGTGCAGGATGCGGGGACGGGCAGGTGGGCGACGGGCGCTGAGCGTCGTCTGCGTGctgggccgggagccggccgcctgCCCTGCGTTGCGCAGCCTGCGCGACGCCTGCCGCGACCTGCGGGCACGCCTGCACGCCTTGCCCTTCGGCACCCTGGCACTGGGCGACACCGCCACCCTCGACCGCTTCTACAACGCAG ACGTGGCCGTGGTGGAGCTGAGCGACTCCATCTGCCAGCCCTCCCTCTTCTACCACCTGGGCGTCCGCGAGAGCTTCAACATGTCCCACAACgtcctgctgtgctgccaggCCGACCTGTCCCCCCTCCAGGCCCTGCAg gaGGACATCTGCCAGAAGAACTCG gACCTCTGCAGCAGCTACACCTTCATCCCCTATGTGGTCACCCCCCAGAACAAGGTCGTCTGCTGCGACGCCGGGGCCATGAAGTATCTGACGGAGCTTTTCCAGCCCAGCTTTGAGACAGAGACCTTCTTCACCCCGCTGGCAGCCCGGCTTGTCCAACTGCTGGAGGGGATCCCCACCAACTCCTG CGGGTATTTTCGGGAGATGATCCGGCAGGATATCCGGAGGGCACGGGAGAGGTACCGAGGGGAGCAGCTGAGCCGGGAGCTGGCCCGCATCCAGCAGCGCCTGGACAGCGTGGAGCTGCTCAGCCTGGACATCGTGGTGAACCTCCTCCTCTCCTACCGCGACGTACAG GATTACGATGCCATCGTCTCGCTGGTGGAGACCCTCCAGGCGCTGCCGACCTGCGCCGTGGCCGAGCAGCACAACGTCCGCTTCCACTACGCCTTCGCCCTCAGCCG GCGTAACCGTGCCGGGGACCGGGAGAAGGCCCTGTCGGTGCTGCTGCCCGTGgtggagcgcggggagggggctgcgcccgACCTCCTCTGCTTGTGCGGCCGCATCTACAAGGACATGTTCATCGGCTCCGGCTTCACCGACACCGAGACGAGGGACCAGGCTTTCTACTG GTACAGCAAAGCCTTCGAGGTGGAGCCGAGCCTCCACGCGGGCATCAACGCCGCCGTCCTCCTCGTGGCCGCTGGGCACCAGTTCGAAACCTCTGTACAGCTGCAGCAAATCG GGGTGAAGCTGAGCTGCCTGCAGGGTCGTAAGGGCAGCCTGGAGGAGCTGCGCTACTACTGGGATGTGGGATTTTGTCTCGGAGCTGGCATCTTGGCCAACGACCTCAGCAAAGTCATCCAAGCCTCTGAGAAGCTCTACAAGCTTAACGCGCCGGGCTG GTACCTGGTCTCGGTCATGGAGACCTTCCTGCTCTACAAACACTTCCAGAGGAGCCCGCAGGTCCCGTCCGCCCGGCAGGAGCTGGCTGATTTCTGGCTGGGCTTTCTTCTCGAGGCGTGCCAGCCCTTCATCGCCGCGCCACGCTGCCCG GTTCTGGTCCTGGAGCTCAGCAAGGTCCTGCGGCCGGCCCGGCTGGCACTGCACGGTGGCACGGAGGAGCCCACCCTGACGCTCGCCCTCGTCTGCCCCACAGAGGAGGAG AAAGCGGCCTCAAGCTGGACCTTCGCGGCCACGGCCATCCGGGGTGTCAG CATCTGCAAGTGCGACGAACGGGGCTGCTTCCTCTACGTGGTGCACGTGGAGGAGGATTTCCAGCTCTACTTCCCCTCTCAGCAGCACTGCCGGTG GTTCTGCGACCAGATCCAGTCCCTCCTGGCCAAGCAGGCGACGGGTGGCGAGGAGGTgcccagccccacgcagcccaTCCTGGAG TACAGCTACGAGTACTCAGAGACGGGCGAGCGGGTGGTCCTGGGCAGGGGGACGTACGGGGTCGTCTACGCTGGGCGCTGCCTCAGCAACCAAGTGCGCATCGCTATCAAGGAGATCCCGGAGCGGGACAGCCG GTACTCGCAGCCCTTGCACGAGGAGATCGCCTTGCACAAGCGCCTGCGGCACAGGAACATCGTGCAGTACTTGGGCTCCATCAGCCAGGATGGCTTCATCAAGATCTTCATGGAGGAGGTGCCCGGAG GGAGCCTCTCGTCCCTGCTGCGCTCCAAGTGGGGACCCCTGAAGGACAATGAACCCACCATCGTCTTCTACACCCGCCAGATCCTCGACGGGCTCAGCTACCTCCACGATAACCACATCGTGCATCGCGACATCAAG GGAGACAACATCCTCATCAACACGTACAGCGGGGTGCTGAAGATCTCCGACTTTGGTACCTCCAAGCGGCTGGCGGGCATCAGCCCCAGTGCCGAGACCTTCACGG GCACCCTGCAGTACATGGCCCCAGAAATCATCGACCAGGGGCCGTGGGGCTATGGGAAGCCAGCGGATATCTGGTCCTTGGGTTGCACCATCATCGAGATGGCCACGGGCAAGCCCCCCTTCTAcgagctgggcagcccccaggctgCTATGTTCAAG GTGGGCATGTTCAAGATGCACCCGGAGGTGCCCGAGTCCATGTCGGACAAAGCCAAGACGTTCATCCTGCGCTGCTTCCAGGCCGACCCGGCCGAGCGGGCGACGGCCGCGGCGCTGCTGCAGGATCCCTTCCTCGCCGGCGCCAGGAGAGCCCGGAGCCGGGCCCTGCCCCCGGCGGGGG GTGATCCCCCCCACTTTGGGCAGCGGGATGGGGATGTGGAGGGCAGCGATGGGACCGGGGGATGTTCCTCAGCCAGGCAGGATGCCCCGGTGAGGGGCACAGCGGGCAGCCCCCTGCTCCCGTGCCATCCTGGCGAGGCAGCCTCCAGCCACAGCTACTTGGG cactgcccagggcTCGGCTGGCTCCGACCGCAGCCTGCGCTCGTCGTCCCCCGAGGAGAGCGGGGACGGGTTCCTCCTGCGGAAGGACAGCAAGCGCCGGGCCACGCTGCACCGCGTCCTCACCGCCGAGGCACCGGCCATCGTCGCTGCCTTGCAGGAGAgccag AGCACGGTGGGTGCGAGGTTGGGCTCGGAGCATCTCACCCAGCTGCTGAGCTGCCTGCGGAGCTACATCCAGTGCCCCAGCCagcaccagctgtgccaggaccTGCTGGCACTGCACACCCGGCTGCGGGCCGAGGGGCTGAACCTTCCCCACCTCCGGGCTCCCCTCTTGGGCTTCCAGGCAGCG GTGAGACGGGTGCTGCGCCGGCATCACATCAAACCCCACTGGATGTTTGCTCTGGACGATGCCATGAGCCGGGCGGTGCAGGCGGCTTTCACCGTGCTGGTGAGag ACCTGGGACTGAAGCCCGgctgcctggggggggacagCACCAAGGACACAAGTGACGAGGACGACCCCGTGCCGCCGAGGCTGTCCATCCCTGGGAGCCGACCCCAGCAGGACAGCACCAATTCGGGGCTCAGCACCAATTCGGGACTCAGCACTGGCCCCAGCACCCTGGCggactccctgccctccctgcggACACCCTCAGACCTGGTAGCACAGCTCTGCCACCTCCGCACAGAGACAGGCAG GCTGCTCCAGGAGCTGGCTGAGAAGGAGCAGGAGTGGCAGCGGCTGGTGCAGCGGGTGCTTTGCTCCGGGGACGATGGCACCATGGTCCCCAGCCGGCCCCAGCGCAGCGGGGAGCACGGGGAGGCCCCCCCGGGATGCTTTGCCCTGGGGCAGGATCGCTCGcccccaagcccccagccccaccagggaCGGGCTGACCCCCTCCTCCTCGAGTGGCTGCAGCGACACGGCACGGACCCGGCCACCACGGCCACG ctcctctcccacGGCTTCACCCTGCGGGACCTGCTGGGCTGTGCCACCCGTGACGACCTCTTCTACGTGGGCATCAG gcgcgggccggcgtaCCGCCTCTGGGCAGCCATCCTGGAGCACCGACGGACCCTCGCCCAGCGggaaggggacacgggggaccccGGGGGACCCAGCCAGCGGAGCCCGGGGGCTGCCACCCCGGGAGCAGTCGGGGTACGATCCCCACAACAATAA